From Helicobacter sp. MIT 05-5293, one genomic window encodes:
- a CDS encoding Spx/MgsR family RNA polymerase-binding regulatory protein, with the protein MGVPLLYGIKTCGSVKKAIKLLDSHQIAYDFIDLKIHTPSLKDIEIWATQKGIQTILNTKGMTYKNLKKDNQLPQNDTLEENIALLHRVPMLLKRPIISYKEMLVVGFDEDALMNFVQYVKGNQ; encoded by the coding sequence ATGGGCGTTCCTCTACTTTATGGTATCAAAACTTGCGGAAGTGTGAAAAAGGCAATAAAACTGCTTGATTCACATCAGATTGCGTATGATTTTATTGATCTTAAAATCCACACTCCAAGCCTCAAAGATATTGAAATATGGGCAACACAAAAAGGCATACAAACGATTCTCAACACCAAAGGTATGACTTATAAGAATCTCAAAAAAGACAATCAATTGCCCCAAAATGATACTCTTGAAGAAAATATTGCACTTCTTCATCGCGTCCCTATGCTCCTTAAACGCCCTATCATCTCTTACAAAGAAATGCTTGTTGTCGGTTTTGATGAAGACGCACTAATGAATTTTGTACAATATGTTAAGGGCAATCAATGA
- a CDS encoding SH3 domain-containing C40 family peptidase has translation MILKKILNLFPIFFLIFFLTSCSSKIIQTTQIKDLQTLPQDASFYIDSQQEKATAKVAAKDLQALQKDYLEKFYSVWKQKPNPKTAEIFWIKPSLLSSPGFGEHLQPNSKEYTKNILDTMQIERYPSLNKKAIITRTTNVRAVPTQKPMYNKVDGYPFDRWQNSLIFAGTPVLVTHISTSKRWVHIQSGFVYGWVEANDIGYITDSQIKALLNKTQYITPIQDIVSVVDSKGRYVLDARIGQIFPKAQISKPDARRIYFYAYMRNPDGSVKQEILSAPKDTFQRFPLPTQPRLIAQTINTMIGQRYGWGGLGENRDCSAFIRDIFTQYGIYLPRNSKAQVSYGNNSIDLKALSSKEKEAFIIANATPYMTLLWQQGHIMLYIGQYQGKALIAHSAWSVITGKKYENMLGGVVITTLHTGEERNGLFAHSDLLIDKINAMSDLSILAQNIIDKGKK, from the coding sequence ATGATTCTCAAGAAGATTCTTAATCTTTTTCCTATATTTTTTCTTATATTTTTTCTTACTTCCTGCTCTTCAAAAATCATTCAAACAACACAAATTAAAGATCTACAAACCCTTCCTCAAGATGCCTCTTTCTACATTGATTCTCAACAAGAAAAAGCGACTGCAAAGGTTGCCGCAAAAGATTTGCAAGCCTTGCAAAAAGATTATTTAGAAAAATTCTATTCCGTTTGGAAGCAAAAGCCCAACCCAAAAACCGCCGAAATCTTTTGGATTAAGCCCTCTTTGCTTTCATCACCGGGTTTTGGCGAACATCTCCAACCTAACAGCAAAGAATACACAAAAAATATCCTTGATACGATGCAAATTGAACGCTACCCTAGTCTCAATAAAAAAGCAATCATCACAAGAACTACTAATGTGCGTGCTGTCCCCACACAAAAACCAATGTATAACAAAGTCGATGGGTATCCATTCGATCGTTGGCAAAATTCCTTGATTTTTGCAGGCACACCCGTGCTTGTTACGCATATCAGCACATCTAAACGTTGGGTGCATATTCAGTCTGGCTTTGTTTATGGCTGGGTTGAAGCAAACGATATAGGCTATATCACAGATTCTCAAATCAAAGCCCTTCTCAACAAAACACAATACATCACGCCTATACAAGATATAGTGAGTGTTGTTGATTCTAAAGGACGCTATGTGCTTGATGCACGCATCGGACAAATCTTCCCAAAAGCACAGATAAGTAAGCCTGATGCACGCAGAATTTACTTTTATGCCTATATGAGAAACCCCGATGGCTCCGTCAAACAAGAGATTCTTTCCGCACCAAAAGATACCTTTCAACGCTTTCCATTACCTACACAGCCTCGCTTGATCGCTCAAACAATCAACACGATGATAGGGCAACGTTACGGGTGGGGCGGACTAGGAGAAAATCGTGATTGTTCGGCTTTTATTAGGGATATTTTCACCCAATACGGGATTTATCTTCCACGAAATTCAAAAGCCCAAGTCTCCTATGGCAATAACAGCATTGATTTAAAAGCACTTTCGTCAAAAGAAAAAGAAGCTTTCATCATCGCTAATGCTACACCTTATATGACATTATTATGGCAACAAGGGCATATTATGCTTTATATTGGGCAATATCAAGGTAAAGCATTAATCGCTCATAGTGCTTGGAGCGTCATTACAGGCAAAAAATATGAGAATATGTTAGGGGGTGTTGTCATTACCACACTTCATACAGGGGAAGAACGCAATGGTCTTTTTGCCCATTCAGACTTACTGATCGATAAGATCAATGCTATGTCTGATCTCTCAATCCTTGCTCAAAATATCATTGATAAGGGCAAAAAATGA
- a CDS encoding zinc ABC transporter substrate-binding protein, which produces MIKIFLSVILLMMLYAPIFAQSSTIHIIVSVLPQKNIVERIGGDFVKVEVLVPKGKSPEIYEPNITQMKTIQNTRIFFGVGMPFELKWHQRFLNINPQLNYLNLAESALPLHEHDSHDHRHNPHVWLSLTQIENQITQITRQLSVLDPSHKAIYESNQKQFLQEIFTLKQSIQNVFDTPNTQKKFLVYHPAFEYFAQEFGLEELSIEHDGKELKGADLSKLIQDIRLYELKVIFIQPQFSKQRVQMLAKELNMRIIELDPLQDLWLDSMQTYTCQIAFSLSEKESQACIKQYFKAQQ; this is translated from the coding sequence ATGATTAAAATATTTCTTTCTGTTATCCTATTGATGATGCTTTATGCACCGATTTTTGCACAATCTTCAACAATTCACATCATTGTAAGTGTCTTACCTCAAAAAAATATAGTAGAACGCATTGGCGGAGACTTTGTGAAAGTAGAAGTGCTCGTGCCTAAAGGCAAATCACCAGAGATTTATGAACCAAATATCACACAGATGAAAACCATACAAAACACTCGAATCTTCTTTGGTGTCGGTATGCCTTTTGAGCTCAAATGGCATCAACGATTTCTCAATATCAATCCTCAATTAAACTACCTTAACCTTGCAGAATCTGCATTGCCACTTCATGAGCATGACTCACACGATCATCGCCATAATCCCCATGTTTGGCTCTCGCTCACACAGATAGAGAATCAAATCACACAAATCACCCGACAATTAAGCGTGCTTGACCCCAGCCATAAAGCCATATATGAAAGCAATCAAAAGCAATTCCTGCAAGAGATTTTTACCCTCAAACAATCAATCCAAAATGTCTTTGACACACCTAATACCCAAAAGAAATTTCTTGTTTATCACCCTGCATTTGAATACTTTGCGCAAGAATTTGGTTTAGAAGAATTAAGCATTGAGCATGATGGCAAAGAACTTAAAGGGGCAGATTTGAGCAAACTTATCCAAGATATTAGACTTTATGAGCTTAAAGTGATTTTTATCCAACCTCAATTTTCCAAACAACGCGTGCAAATGCTTGCCAAAGAGCTTAATATGCGTATCATCGAGCTTGACCCACTTCAAGATTTATGGCTAGATTCAATGCAAACTTACACATGTCAAATCGCTTTTTCACTCTCCGAAAAAGAATCACAAGCTTGCATCAAGCAATACTTCAAGGCTCAACAATGA
- a CDS encoding ABC transporter ATP-binding protein, with protein sequence MNETLFHIKNLSFAYDSQLVLEKIDFTFCKGDFWAIIGPNGGGKSTLIRLILGILKAKEGEIKFCQNFDTKHIGYVPQNTNENIHFPIQTQDVIKMGFLKPSIWGFRTNKAQERQIQEIMEKLDILHLSHKPLSKLSGGQRQKVLIARALINNPTLLVLDEPTSNVDSTSQKSIYKLLESLNANGQSILVISHDISVLLGYAKKVLYINKNAIPHTIPKLNLEFNSHICEVDILTHFANLLATNARDSKDSCITSESHHSHHQINTQNSPKTQQ encoded by the coding sequence ATGAATGAGACACTTTTTCATATTAAAAACTTAAGCTTTGCCTATGATTCTCAATTGGTGCTTGAAAAGATTGATTTTACCTTTTGTAAAGGCGATTTTTGGGCGATTATCGGACCTAATGGTGGGGGTAAAAGCACACTCATTAGGCTTATTTTAGGAATCTTAAAGGCAAAAGAGGGTGAAATCAAATTTTGTCAAAATTTTGACACCAAACACATTGGCTATGTCCCTCAAAACACAAATGAAAATATCCATTTTCCTATTCAAACGCAAGATGTCATTAAAATGGGATTCTTAAAACCAAGTATTTGGGGATTTCGCACAAACAAAGCGCAAGAAAGACAGATTCAAGAAATTATGGAGAAGCTTGATATTTTACATTTGTCTCATAAGCCTTTATCCAAACTTTCTGGTGGGCAGAGGCAAAAAGTATTGATTGCAAGAGCACTTATCAATAATCCCACACTTCTAGTCCTAGATGAGCCGACCTCTAATGTTGATTCGACTTCGCAAAAAAGTATTTATAAACTTTTAGAATCTCTCAATGCCAATGGGCAAAGTATCTTAGTCATCAGTCATGATATTTCGGTGCTTTTAGGGTATGCGAAAAAAGTTCTCTACATCAATAAAAATGCTATCCCTCATACGATTCCTAAACTCAATTTGGAGTTTAACTCACATATTTGTGAAGTAGATATTCTCACACATTTTGCAAATCTTTTAGCGACCAATGCGCGAGATTCTAAAGATTCTTGTATTACTTCAGAATCTCACCATTCGCATCATCAGATCAATACACAAAATTCTCCAAAGACACAACAATGA
- a CDS encoding metal ABC transporter permease, translated as MNIFELFSYQFIWIALGVSFLVSICSGIVGSIIVANKNVFVAGGVAHSAFGGVGLALFCGFSTMLGAVIFSVIMALFLTYASLYQKERLDTYIAASWAFGMALGVILIDLSPGYNSDISSYLFGSIIAVGYEEILIMLGFDVFLLIFVGLYYHQILSLFYDREFCQLKGLNTALWTMALFILIAIGVVISMNVAGLILVLALLSIPAYIANLFSQSLRTMMILSWIVSLIFIWGGLFVAYYLNISIGACIVILLSIGMFGALIFKKLTKEKK; from the coding sequence ATGAATATTTTTGAACTCTTTTCATATCAATTTATTTGGATAGCTTTAGGCGTCTCTTTTCTTGTCAGTATTTGTAGTGGCATCGTTGGCTCTATCATAGTAGCAAATAAAAATGTCTTTGTCGCAGGAGGAGTAGCGCATAGTGCCTTTGGTGGCGTGGGCTTGGCATTATTTTGCGGATTTAGCACAATGCTTGGCGCAGTCATTTTTAGCGTGATTATGGCTTTATTTTTGACTTATGCAAGTCTGTATCAAAAAGAACGACTAGATACCTATATCGCTGCAAGTTGGGCTTTTGGAATGGCTTTGGGCGTGATTCTTATCGACTTAAGTCCGGGCTATAATAGCGACATTTCAAGCTATCTTTTTGGCTCAATCATTGCTGTGGGTTATGAAGAAATACTCATAATGCTTGGGTTTGATGTCTTTTTACTCATCTTTGTGGGATTATATTATCATCAGATTCTTAGCCTTTTTTATGATCGAGAATTTTGCCAGCTTAAAGGGCTCAATACCGCCCTTTGGACAATGGCACTTTTTATACTTATCGCCATAGGTGTAGTAATCAGTATGAATGTAGCAGGTTTGATTTTGGTGCTTGCACTTTTGTCTATTCCTGCTTATATTGCTAATCTTTTTTCACAATCATTACGCACGATGATGATTCTCTCTTGGATTGTTTCATTAATTTTTATATGGGGAGGTTTATTTGTCGCTTATTATTTAAATATCAGCATTGGAGCATGTATAGTGATATTGCTCTCAATTGGAATGTTTGGAGCATTAATATTTAAAAAACTTACTAAGGAGAAAAAATGA
- a CDS encoding DUF5408 family protein codes for MNPREDDPCAIAKRAVKISIACILFMLLLSLINIYILINQVSATAAMSKEIKVLQAHIGESAESTDSQRILPSE; via the coding sequence ATGAATCCCAGAGAAGACGATCCCTGTGCTATCGCTAAACGAGCGGTCAAAATCAGCATTGCCTGCATATTATTTATGCTTTTACTAAGCTTGATTAATATTTACATTCTTATCAATCAAGTCTCTGCAACCGCTGCAATGAGTAAAGAAATCAAAGTTTTGCAAGCCCACATTGGAGAATCTGCAGAATCTACAGATTCTCAAAGAATACTCCCATCGGAATAA
- a CDS encoding YraN family protein, which translates to MSREKGKEGENLACLFLEQNGFEIIERNFFAKYGEIDIIATKDDVLHFVEVKSGENFEPIMNLTAQKLQKLIKATHIYLTKHRLANVYCIDALIVKRGQCELIENITMGAL; encoded by the coding sequence ATGAGTAGGGAAAAGGGCAAAGAAGGTGAGAATCTTGCTTGCCTCTTTTTAGAGCAGAATGGCTTTGAAATTATCGAAAGGAATTTTTTCGCAAAATATGGAGAAATCGACATTATCGCTACAAAAGATGATGTGCTTCATTTTGTCGAAGTAAAAAGCGGTGAAAACTTTGAGCCTATTATGAATCTCACAGCCCAAAAGCTTCAAAAGCTTATCAAAGCGACACATATTTATCTCACCAAACATCGTCTTGCAAATGTGTATTGTATTGATGCGCTTATTGTCAAAAGGGGGCAATGTGAGCTGATAGAAAATATCACAATGGGTGCTTTATAA